Proteins co-encoded in one Spirosoma endbachense genomic window:
- a CDS encoding DUF3784 domain-containing protein has translation MGASIVLFIAGTLMSSLGFIVYKFKITKIIAGYDPKTVKDPDGLAMWIGKCFMCTGIIGVIIAFFNYLFSSSRSESFSFISFMVLSMIGGIISLAGAQKFHK, from the coding sequence ATGGGAGCTTCAATAGTACTATTTATTGCTGGGACATTAATGTCCAGTCTCGGATTTATAGTGTACAAATTTAAGATTACTAAAATTATTGCGGGATATGACCCTAAAACTGTTAAAGATCCAGACGGTCTAGCCATGTGGATTGGAAAATGTTTTATGTGCACGGGGATTATAGGAGTCATAATTGCTTTCTTCAATTATCTTTTTTCATCAAGCCGTTCCGAATCATTTTCATTTATATCATTTATGGTGTTATCAATGATAGGTGGAATAATTTCATTGGCAGGCGCCCAAAAATTTCACAAATGA
- a CDS encoding tyrosine-type recombinase/integrase produces MFRSLGDHFVAVLWHQMAEKQGIKPGTKNEYPNTLARLVESTTEPYVIFYVWDVQKKKKVRKRISLVGETNAEKLKDAKDIIKEVNRRLKEGWHVDETLPEPVEQAPVPTPKLKEFTFEDACQYYKATKKIELKSNTEGLNDQYFRHLRTYLLSKNQSNVELKDITVKMMFEFFDQLKVGGRCRNNMLGFYKSFFKFYIYRELIARNPCLSIINVRVDASEDHRPFNADQAKEFRSAILATGDEQLWSFCQFIYFLFLRPGEELRLLKVGDILNEQVRVTSGNSKNRKTGFVNIPSALEQLIQKKRLRDYPATDYLFTVTGYPGPQHVGENYFYKRHKKIMQDLGLFGHDYDLYSWKPTGAVVLYRATKDIMFVQRHCRHSTPDQTYTCLRKQGLVFEGQRVTEFPELWE; encoded by the coding sequence ATGTTCCGATCGCTCGGCGATCATTTTGTGGCAGTTCTGTGGCACCAAATGGCAGAAAAACAGGGCATAAAGCCTGGCACTAAAAACGAATATCCCAACACGCTCGCCCGTCTTGTTGAATCAACCACTGAACCCTATGTAATCTTCTACGTTTGGGATGTTCAAAAAAAGAAGAAAGTGCGAAAGCGTATTTCCCTCGTCGGAGAGACAAACGCTGAGAAGCTCAAAGACGCCAAGGATATCATTAAAGAAGTCAATCGACGGTTAAAAGAGGGGTGGCACGTTGATGAGACATTGCCTGAACCAGTCGAACAAGCACCAGTACCCACCCCTAAGCTGAAAGAATTTACCTTCGAGGACGCTTGCCAGTATTATAAAGCCACCAAAAAGATTGAGCTTAAAAGCAATACCGAAGGACTCAACGATCAATACTTTCGCCATCTGCGAACCTACTTACTGAGCAAAAATCAATCTAACGTTGAGTTAAAAGATATTACGGTCAAAATGATGTTCGAATTTTTCGATCAACTCAAGGTAGGAGGCCGGTGCCGGAACAATATGCTCGGCTTTTACAAGTCGTTCTTTAAGTTCTACATTTACCGCGAGCTGATCGCCAGGAATCCCTGCTTGTCTATTATAAACGTGCGGGTTGATGCCTCTGAAGACCACAGGCCATTCAATGCAGACCAGGCTAAAGAATTTCGGAGTGCTATCCTGGCCACTGGCGATGAGCAGTTATGGTCGTTTTGCCAGTTCATCTACTTTTTATTCTTGCGCCCTGGTGAAGAACTCCGGTTGTTAAAGGTAGGCGACATCCTGAATGAGCAGGTGCGCGTTACCAGTGGCAACTCGAAAAACCGAAAAACAGGTTTCGTAAACATTCCATCGGCTCTGGAGCAATTGATTCAAAAAAAACGATTGCGCGACTATCCAGCTACTGATTACTTATTTACTGTAACAGGGTACCCCGGTCCCCAGCACGTCGGGGAGAACTATTTTTATAAGCGCCACAAAAAGATAATGCAGGATTTGGGATTGTTCGGGCATGATTATGATTTGTATAGCTGGAAACCAACCGGGGCGGTCGTGCTTTACCGGGCCACGAAAGATATCATGTTCGTACAGCGACATTGTCGGCACAGCACACCCGATCAAACGTATACATGCTTACGGAAGCAAGGGCTGGTGTTTGAAGGTCAACGAGTGACTGAATTTCCAGAGTTGTGGGAGTAA